A region from the Lycium barbarum isolate Lr01 chromosome 8, ASM1917538v2, whole genome shotgun sequence genome encodes:
- the LOC132606519 gene encoding putative E3 ubiquitin-protein ligase XBAT35 isoform X1: MGQKQSKDELLYQQVIEGNIEAIKAIHNNGANLEWVDKEGRTPLIVACMNPNGLNVAKALLELGANVNVYWLGYHAGTALHHAAKRGLDDTVELLLSYGANPLIKNDTCQTPLELARAKGFSNVVRIIERQICIFSGWMRELYGPGFLEALAPQLLSRKMSNCSWIVVTPCGLADPTKPLKLELAIYSSLQDAEPRNVIALWKANVEEIRWQQSDPVLTIFDKTSNTRYKFTPVSDSDQQQLQLLHKACIGPTEVLPTRTTVPQSETTAQAMELATGFKGSIQSAKEKKMLHHQGQSSSVKNENDWCNNPNDSAHNGWGSLVRAQPTSEITNHDWTDDRTNVQENGWESTADVSGQRRQLSLPKSTSSELSCSGWIDEPAVVEYNGWDVPEPRQRRTDEVHYQGWANTAKDTALRSISKPASSGIGSFEAMDKPDNAPEYRPIVYPVENVETQEGNHPAFDFVAPSAPPIPEEVEDVHYPVIDLSPLHLSNPLVERPTTSVTTQKENEHEPALCIICWEASVEGACVPCGHMVGCMQCLNQIKSEKGECPICRVKIDQVMKLYSV, encoded by the exons ATGGGGCAAAAGCAATCCAAAGATGAGTTACTATATCAACAAGTCATTGAAGGAAATATTGAAGCTATCAAAGCTATTCACAACAATGGTGCAAATCTTGAG TGGGTGGACAAAGAAGGAAGGACACCATTGATTGTAGCGTGCATGAACCCGAATGGCTTGAATGTTGCAAAAGCTTTGCTTGAGCTCGGTGCTAATGTCAATGTTTACTGGCTAG GATATCATGCTGGAACAGCTCTACATCATGCAGCTAAGAGAGGTCTGGATGATACCGTTGAATTGCTTCTTTCCTATGGAG CAAATCCGTTGATCAAGAATGATACTTGCCAAACTCCACTTGAACTTGCTCGAGCAAAGGGTTTTAGCAATGTTGTCCGTATTATTGAG AGACAAATCTGCATTTTCTCGGGCTGGATGAGGGAGTTATATGGTCCAGGGTTTCTTGAAGCTTTAGCTCCTCAATTGCTATCAAGGAAGATGTCA AACTGCAGTTGGATTGTAGTAACACCATGCGGTTTAGCTGATCCTACAAAGCCTCTTAAATTGGAGCTGGCGATATACTCATCCTTACAG GACGCCGAGCCACGTAATGTTATCGCCTTATGGAAGGCTAACGTCGAAGAGATAAGGTGGCAACAATCAGATCCTGTGCTGACAATTTTTGACAAGACCAGTA ATACTCGATATAAGTTTACACCAGTGAGCGATTCTGATCAACAACAGCTTCAATTGTTACACAAAGCATGTATTGGTCCAACTGAG GTCCTGCCTACCCGAACTACAGTGCCACAATCTGAAACCACTGCACAAGCAATGGAACTGGCAACGGGATTCAAAGGTTCCATTCAATCTGCTAAAGAAAAGAAGATGCTTCATCATCAGGGACAAAGCTCTTCagtaaaaaatgaaaatgacTGGTGTAATAACCCCAATGATTCTGCTCACAACGGATGGGGTTCACTTGTTAGAGCCCAGCCTACATCTGAAATTACTAACCATGATTGGACCGATGACCGAACTAATGTCCAAGAGAACGGATGGGAAAGTACTGCAGATGTATCTGGTCAAAGACGACAGCTGTCACTTCCTAAATCTACATCTTCTGAACTAAGCTGCAGTGGATGGATCGACGAGCCTGCTGTGGTAGAATACAATGGATGGGACGTACCCGAGCCTCGACAGAGACGTACAGATGAAGTTCATTATCAAGGATGGGCAAACACTGCAAAGGACACTGCACTTCGGTCGATAAGCAAACCAGCATCCTCAG GAATCGGTAGCTTTGAAGCGATGGACAAGCCAGACAATGCACCTGAATATAGGCCTATTGTCTATCCAGTTGAAAACGTGGAAACTCAAGAGGGAAATCATCCTGCTTTTGATTTTGTGGCCCCTTCAGCTCCACCAATTCCAGAAGAGGTTGAAGATGTTCATTATCCGGTCATAGATCTTAGCCCGTTGCACTTGTCGAATCCTCTTGTGGAGCGACCAACAACTTCTGTTACTACTCAAAAGGAAAATGAACATGAGCCTGCATTGTGTATAATATGTTGGGAAGCTTCCGTTGAAGGAGCATGTGTACCTTGTGGTCACATGGTTGGCTGCATGCAGTGTTTGAACCAGATCAAATCCGAGAAAGGGGAATGCCCCATTTGTCGAGTGAAAATTGACCAGGTTATGAAACTCTACTCTGTTTGA
- the LOC132606519 gene encoding putative E3 ubiquitin-protein ligase XBAT35 isoform X4 codes for MLEQLYIMQLREVWMIPLNCFFPMERQICIFSGWMRELYGPGFLEALAPQLLSRKMSNCSWIVVTPCGLADPTKPLKLELAIYSSLQDAEPRNVIALWKANVEEIRWQQSDPVLTIFDKTSNTRYKFTPVSDSDQQQLQLLHKACIGPTEVLPTRTTVPQSETTAQAMELATGFKGSIQSAKEKKMLHHQGQSSSVKNENDWCNNPNDSAHNGWGSLVRAQPTSEITNHDWTDDRTNVQENGWESTADVSGQRRQLSLPKSTSSELSCSGWIDEPAVVEYNGWDVPEPRQRRTDEVHYQGWANTAKDTALRSISKPASSGIGSFEAMDKPDNAPEYRPIVYPVENVETQEGNHPAFDFVAPSAPPIPEEVEDVHYPVIDLSPLHLSNPLVERPTTSVTTQKENEHEPALCIICWEASVEGACVPCGHMVGCMQCLNQIKSEKGECPICRVKIDQVMKLYSV; via the exons ATGCTGGAACAGCTCTACATCATGCAGCTAAGAGAGGTCTGGATGATACCGTTGAATTGCTTCTTTCCTATGGAG AGACAAATCTGCATTTTCTCGGGCTGGATGAGGGAGTTATATGGTCCAGGGTTTCTTGAAGCTTTAGCTCCTCAATTGCTATCAAGGAAGATGTCA AACTGCAGTTGGATTGTAGTAACACCATGCGGTTTAGCTGATCCTACAAAGCCTCTTAAATTGGAGCTGGCGATATACTCATCCTTACAG GACGCCGAGCCACGTAATGTTATCGCCTTATGGAAGGCTAACGTCGAAGAGATAAGGTGGCAACAATCAGATCCTGTGCTGACAATTTTTGACAAGACCAGTA ATACTCGATATAAGTTTACACCAGTGAGCGATTCTGATCAACAACAGCTTCAATTGTTACACAAAGCATGTATTGGTCCAACTGAG GTCCTGCCTACCCGAACTACAGTGCCACAATCTGAAACCACTGCACAAGCAATGGAACTGGCAACGGGATTCAAAGGTTCCATTCAATCTGCTAAAGAAAAGAAGATGCTTCATCATCAGGGACAAAGCTCTTCagtaaaaaatgaaaatgacTGGTGTAATAACCCCAATGATTCTGCTCACAACGGATGGGGTTCACTTGTTAGAGCCCAGCCTACATCTGAAATTACTAACCATGATTGGACCGATGACCGAACTAATGTCCAAGAGAACGGATGGGAAAGTACTGCAGATGTATCTGGTCAAAGACGACAGCTGTCACTTCCTAAATCTACATCTTCTGAACTAAGCTGCAGTGGATGGATCGACGAGCCTGCTGTGGTAGAATACAATGGATGGGACGTACCCGAGCCTCGACAGAGACGTACAGATGAAGTTCATTATCAAGGATGGGCAAACACTGCAAAGGACACTGCACTTCGGTCGATAAGCAAACCAGCATCCTCAG GAATCGGTAGCTTTGAAGCGATGGACAAGCCAGACAATGCACCTGAATATAGGCCTATTGTCTATCCAGTTGAAAACGTGGAAACTCAAGAGGGAAATCATCCTGCTTTTGATTTTGTGGCCCCTTCAGCTCCACCAATTCCAGAAGAGGTTGAAGATGTTCATTATCCGGTCATAGATCTTAGCCCGTTGCACTTGTCGAATCCTCTTGTGGAGCGACCAACAACTTCTGTTACTACTCAAAAGGAAAATGAACATGAGCCTGCATTGTGTATAATATGTTGGGAAGCTTCCGTTGAAGGAGCATGTGTACCTTGTGGTCACATGGTTGGCTGCATGCAGTGTTTGAACCAGATCAAATCCGAGAAAGGGGAATGCCCCATTTGTCGAGTGAAAATTGACCAGGTTATGAAACTCTACTCTGTTTGA
- the LOC132606519 gene encoding putative E3 ubiquitin-protein ligase XBAT35 isoform X2, translating into MGQKQSKDELLYQQVIEGNIEAIKAIHNNGANLEWVDKEGRTPLIVACMNPNGLNVAKALLELGANVNVYWLGYHAGTALHHAAKRGLDDTVELLLSYGANPLIKNDTCQTPLELARAKGFSNVVRIIERQICIFSGWMRELYGPGFLEALAPQLLSRKIWIVVTPCGLADPTKPLKLELAIYSSLQDAEPRNVIALWKANVEEIRWQQSDPVLTIFDKTSNTRYKFTPVSDSDQQQLQLLHKACIGPTEVLPTRTTVPQSETTAQAMELATGFKGSIQSAKEKKMLHHQGQSSSVKNENDWCNNPNDSAHNGWGSLVRAQPTSEITNHDWTDDRTNVQENGWESTADVSGQRRQLSLPKSTSSELSCSGWIDEPAVVEYNGWDVPEPRQRRTDEVHYQGWANTAKDTALRSISKPASSGIGSFEAMDKPDNAPEYRPIVYPVENVETQEGNHPAFDFVAPSAPPIPEEVEDVHYPVIDLSPLHLSNPLVERPTTSVTTQKENEHEPALCIICWEASVEGACVPCGHMVGCMQCLNQIKSEKGECPICRVKIDQVMKLYSV; encoded by the exons ATGGGGCAAAAGCAATCCAAAGATGAGTTACTATATCAACAAGTCATTGAAGGAAATATTGAAGCTATCAAAGCTATTCACAACAATGGTGCAAATCTTGAG TGGGTGGACAAAGAAGGAAGGACACCATTGATTGTAGCGTGCATGAACCCGAATGGCTTGAATGTTGCAAAAGCTTTGCTTGAGCTCGGTGCTAATGTCAATGTTTACTGGCTAG GATATCATGCTGGAACAGCTCTACATCATGCAGCTAAGAGAGGTCTGGATGATACCGTTGAATTGCTTCTTTCCTATGGAG CAAATCCGTTGATCAAGAATGATACTTGCCAAACTCCACTTGAACTTGCTCGAGCAAAGGGTTTTAGCAATGTTGTCCGTATTATTGAG AGACAAATCTGCATTTTCTCGGGCTGGATGAGGGAGTTATATGGTCCAGGGTTTCTTGAAGCTTTAGCTCCTCAATTGCTATCAAGGAAGAT TTGGATTGTAGTAACACCATGCGGTTTAGCTGATCCTACAAAGCCTCTTAAATTGGAGCTGGCGATATACTCATCCTTACAG GACGCCGAGCCACGTAATGTTATCGCCTTATGGAAGGCTAACGTCGAAGAGATAAGGTGGCAACAATCAGATCCTGTGCTGACAATTTTTGACAAGACCAGTA ATACTCGATATAAGTTTACACCAGTGAGCGATTCTGATCAACAACAGCTTCAATTGTTACACAAAGCATGTATTGGTCCAACTGAG GTCCTGCCTACCCGAACTACAGTGCCACAATCTGAAACCACTGCACAAGCAATGGAACTGGCAACGGGATTCAAAGGTTCCATTCAATCTGCTAAAGAAAAGAAGATGCTTCATCATCAGGGACAAAGCTCTTCagtaaaaaatgaaaatgacTGGTGTAATAACCCCAATGATTCTGCTCACAACGGATGGGGTTCACTTGTTAGAGCCCAGCCTACATCTGAAATTACTAACCATGATTGGACCGATGACCGAACTAATGTCCAAGAGAACGGATGGGAAAGTACTGCAGATGTATCTGGTCAAAGACGACAGCTGTCACTTCCTAAATCTACATCTTCTGAACTAAGCTGCAGTGGATGGATCGACGAGCCTGCTGTGGTAGAATACAATGGATGGGACGTACCCGAGCCTCGACAGAGACGTACAGATGAAGTTCATTATCAAGGATGGGCAAACACTGCAAAGGACACTGCACTTCGGTCGATAAGCAAACCAGCATCCTCAG GAATCGGTAGCTTTGAAGCGATGGACAAGCCAGACAATGCACCTGAATATAGGCCTATTGTCTATCCAGTTGAAAACGTGGAAACTCAAGAGGGAAATCATCCTGCTTTTGATTTTGTGGCCCCTTCAGCTCCACCAATTCCAGAAGAGGTTGAAGATGTTCATTATCCGGTCATAGATCTTAGCCCGTTGCACTTGTCGAATCCTCTTGTGGAGCGACCAACAACTTCTGTTACTACTCAAAAGGAAAATGAACATGAGCCTGCATTGTGTATAATATGTTGGGAAGCTTCCGTTGAAGGAGCATGTGTACCTTGTGGTCACATGGTTGGCTGCATGCAGTGTTTGAACCAGATCAAATCCGAGAAAGGGGAATGCCCCATTTGTCGAGTGAAAATTGACCAGGTTATGAAACTCTACTCTGTTTGA
- the LOC132606519 gene encoding putative E3 ubiquitin-protein ligase XBAT35 isoform X5 yields the protein MLEQLYIMQLREVWMIPLNCFFPMERQICIFSGWMRELYGPGFLEALAPQLLSRKIWIVVTPCGLADPTKPLKLELAIYSSLQDAEPRNVIALWKANVEEIRWQQSDPVLTIFDKTSNTRYKFTPVSDSDQQQLQLLHKACIGPTEVLPTRTTVPQSETTAQAMELATGFKGSIQSAKEKKMLHHQGQSSSVKNENDWCNNPNDSAHNGWGSLVRAQPTSEITNHDWTDDRTNVQENGWESTADVSGQRRQLSLPKSTSSELSCSGWIDEPAVVEYNGWDVPEPRQRRTDEVHYQGWANTAKDTALRSISKPASSGIGSFEAMDKPDNAPEYRPIVYPVENVETQEGNHPAFDFVAPSAPPIPEEVEDVHYPVIDLSPLHLSNPLVERPTTSVTTQKENEHEPALCIICWEASVEGACVPCGHMVGCMQCLNQIKSEKGECPICRVKIDQVMKLYSV from the exons ATGCTGGAACAGCTCTACATCATGCAGCTAAGAGAGGTCTGGATGATACCGTTGAATTGCTTCTTTCCTATGGAG AGACAAATCTGCATTTTCTCGGGCTGGATGAGGGAGTTATATGGTCCAGGGTTTCTTGAAGCTTTAGCTCCTCAATTGCTATCAAGGAAGAT TTGGATTGTAGTAACACCATGCGGTTTAGCTGATCCTACAAAGCCTCTTAAATTGGAGCTGGCGATATACTCATCCTTACAG GACGCCGAGCCACGTAATGTTATCGCCTTATGGAAGGCTAACGTCGAAGAGATAAGGTGGCAACAATCAGATCCTGTGCTGACAATTTTTGACAAGACCAGTA ATACTCGATATAAGTTTACACCAGTGAGCGATTCTGATCAACAACAGCTTCAATTGTTACACAAAGCATGTATTGGTCCAACTGAG GTCCTGCCTACCCGAACTACAGTGCCACAATCTGAAACCACTGCACAAGCAATGGAACTGGCAACGGGATTCAAAGGTTCCATTCAATCTGCTAAAGAAAAGAAGATGCTTCATCATCAGGGACAAAGCTCTTCagtaaaaaatgaaaatgacTGGTGTAATAACCCCAATGATTCTGCTCACAACGGATGGGGTTCACTTGTTAGAGCCCAGCCTACATCTGAAATTACTAACCATGATTGGACCGATGACCGAACTAATGTCCAAGAGAACGGATGGGAAAGTACTGCAGATGTATCTGGTCAAAGACGACAGCTGTCACTTCCTAAATCTACATCTTCTGAACTAAGCTGCAGTGGATGGATCGACGAGCCTGCTGTGGTAGAATACAATGGATGGGACGTACCCGAGCCTCGACAGAGACGTACAGATGAAGTTCATTATCAAGGATGGGCAAACACTGCAAAGGACACTGCACTTCGGTCGATAAGCAAACCAGCATCCTCAG GAATCGGTAGCTTTGAAGCGATGGACAAGCCAGACAATGCACCTGAATATAGGCCTATTGTCTATCCAGTTGAAAACGTGGAAACTCAAGAGGGAAATCATCCTGCTTTTGATTTTGTGGCCCCTTCAGCTCCACCAATTCCAGAAGAGGTTGAAGATGTTCATTATCCGGTCATAGATCTTAGCCCGTTGCACTTGTCGAATCCTCTTGTGGAGCGACCAACAACTTCTGTTACTACTCAAAAGGAAAATGAACATGAGCCTGCATTGTGTATAATATGTTGGGAAGCTTCCGTTGAAGGAGCATGTGTACCTTGTGGTCACATGGTTGGCTGCATGCAGTGTTTGAACCAGATCAAATCCGAGAAAGGGGAATGCCCCATTTGTCGAGTGAAAATTGACCAGGTTATGAAACTCTACTCTGTTTGA
- the LOC132606519 gene encoding putative E3 ubiquitin-protein ligase XBAT35 isoform X3 produces the protein MNPNGLNVAKALLELGANVNVYWLGYHAGTALHHAAKRGLDDTVELLLSYGANPLIKNDTCQTPLELARAKGFSNVVRIIERQICIFSGWMRELYGPGFLEALAPQLLSRKMSNCSWIVVTPCGLADPTKPLKLELAIYSSLQDAEPRNVIALWKANVEEIRWQQSDPVLTIFDKTSNTRYKFTPVSDSDQQQLQLLHKACIGPTEVLPTRTTVPQSETTAQAMELATGFKGSIQSAKEKKMLHHQGQSSSVKNENDWCNNPNDSAHNGWGSLVRAQPTSEITNHDWTDDRTNVQENGWESTADVSGQRRQLSLPKSTSSELSCSGWIDEPAVVEYNGWDVPEPRQRRTDEVHYQGWANTAKDTALRSISKPASSGIGSFEAMDKPDNAPEYRPIVYPVENVETQEGNHPAFDFVAPSAPPIPEEVEDVHYPVIDLSPLHLSNPLVERPTTSVTTQKENEHEPALCIICWEASVEGACVPCGHMVGCMQCLNQIKSEKGECPICRVKIDQVMKLYSV, from the exons ATGAACCCGAATGGCTTGAATGTTGCAAAAGCTTTGCTTGAGCTCGGTGCTAATGTCAATGTTTACTGGCTAG GATATCATGCTGGAACAGCTCTACATCATGCAGCTAAGAGAGGTCTGGATGATACCGTTGAATTGCTTCTTTCCTATGGAG CAAATCCGTTGATCAAGAATGATACTTGCCAAACTCCACTTGAACTTGCTCGAGCAAAGGGTTTTAGCAATGTTGTCCGTATTATTGAG AGACAAATCTGCATTTTCTCGGGCTGGATGAGGGAGTTATATGGTCCAGGGTTTCTTGAAGCTTTAGCTCCTCAATTGCTATCAAGGAAGATGTCA AACTGCAGTTGGATTGTAGTAACACCATGCGGTTTAGCTGATCCTACAAAGCCTCTTAAATTGGAGCTGGCGATATACTCATCCTTACAG GACGCCGAGCCACGTAATGTTATCGCCTTATGGAAGGCTAACGTCGAAGAGATAAGGTGGCAACAATCAGATCCTGTGCTGACAATTTTTGACAAGACCAGTA ATACTCGATATAAGTTTACACCAGTGAGCGATTCTGATCAACAACAGCTTCAATTGTTACACAAAGCATGTATTGGTCCAACTGAG GTCCTGCCTACCCGAACTACAGTGCCACAATCTGAAACCACTGCACAAGCAATGGAACTGGCAACGGGATTCAAAGGTTCCATTCAATCTGCTAAAGAAAAGAAGATGCTTCATCATCAGGGACAAAGCTCTTCagtaaaaaatgaaaatgacTGGTGTAATAACCCCAATGATTCTGCTCACAACGGATGGGGTTCACTTGTTAGAGCCCAGCCTACATCTGAAATTACTAACCATGATTGGACCGATGACCGAACTAATGTCCAAGAGAACGGATGGGAAAGTACTGCAGATGTATCTGGTCAAAGACGACAGCTGTCACTTCCTAAATCTACATCTTCTGAACTAAGCTGCAGTGGATGGATCGACGAGCCTGCTGTGGTAGAATACAATGGATGGGACGTACCCGAGCCTCGACAGAGACGTACAGATGAAGTTCATTATCAAGGATGGGCAAACACTGCAAAGGACACTGCACTTCGGTCGATAAGCAAACCAGCATCCTCAG GAATCGGTAGCTTTGAAGCGATGGACAAGCCAGACAATGCACCTGAATATAGGCCTATTGTCTATCCAGTTGAAAACGTGGAAACTCAAGAGGGAAATCATCCTGCTTTTGATTTTGTGGCCCCTTCAGCTCCACCAATTCCAGAAGAGGTTGAAGATGTTCATTATCCGGTCATAGATCTTAGCCCGTTGCACTTGTCGAATCCTCTTGTGGAGCGACCAACAACTTCTGTTACTACTCAAAAGGAAAATGAACATGAGCCTGCATTGTGTATAATATGTTGGGAAGCTTCCGTTGAAGGAGCATGTGTACCTTGTGGTCACATGGTTGGCTGCATGCAGTGTTTGAACCAGATCAAATCCGAGAAAGGGGAATGCCCCATTTGTCGAGTGAAAATTGACCAGGTTATGAAACTCTACTCTGTTTGA
- the LOC132608072 gene encoding uncharacterized protein LOC132608072, which produces MVDEKKVETMKKRVNAESNNTTGDEKGDDEAPQATKGLSINIPLVEALEQIPGYAKFMKDLVTKRRSFGLETMGGTHHCSEIVTKALVQNKEDPGAFTIPCTIAKYKFAKALCDLGASINLMLIAIFNKLGLGTPRPTTIRLLMADRTVKSPVSILYDVLMRVDRFIFLADFVILNCEVDFQVPIILGRPFLATG; this is translated from the exons ATGGTTGATGAAAAGAAAGTTGAGACAATGAAAAAGAGGGTTAATGCCGAAAGCAACAATACAACAGGAGATGAGAAAGGGGATGATGAGGCACCTCAAGCAACGAAA GGACTCTCAATCAATATTCCATTGGTCGAGGCACTTGAGCAAATTCCCGGTTATGCAAAGTTCATGAAAGATCTAGTGACCAAAAGAAGGAGTTTTGGCCTTGAAACAATGGGAggcactcatcattgtagtgAAATTGTTACCAAAGCTTTGGTACAAAATAAAGAAGACCCCGGAGccttcacaattccatgcacaaTCGCTAAATACAAGTTTGCAaaagctttatgtgatcttggagcaagcatcaatttgatgctGATTgctatattcaacaagttgggTTTGGGAACTCCCCGTCCCACCACTATAagattacttatggcggatagAACCGTGAAGAGTCCCGTTAGCATTCTTTATGATGTACTTATGAGAGTGGACCGGTTTATCTTTCTGGCCGACTTTGTGATCTTGAATTGCGAAGTTGATTTTCAGGTGCCCATAATCTTGGGTAGACCTTTCTTGGCTACGGGGTGA